CCGCATGTCAGTGGCCGAGGATGAGATCAGTTTGATCCGTCATTATGACTATGCCGTGGTGAACGATGAGATTGATCTGGCCTGCAAGCGAATAGAAAGCATTATTATCGCCGAACATTGTAAGGTGAGATGAGCGGTTTCCGGGAATTAACCATTGATAGATACAGATCAAAGATGAAGAGGTGTCGTACGTGCTATATCCATCCATTGATGAAATGATGAATAAGGTTGACAGCAAGTATTCTCTGGTAGTAGCTTCCGCCCGCCGGGCCAGAGCGCTCCGTGAAGGCAGTAAGACGGATATTCTTGCGCCGAAGTCGCATAAATATGTCGGTGTTGCGCTCGAAGAGATTTATGAGGACCGGATTCTGGTCACACGCGGCGAGGAATAGGCTGGCGGATGCCGGTTCAAGAATCGTTGTAGCAGGTGTTGAAATGGTGCTGCCCTCGACAGGGCGGCAGAGCCATTTCGGCCCGGCAGGCGCTTAAATGAATTGATAATGGCCCGTACCGGGCTGTTCCTGACAACCGGAAGGTTGTTATTTTTTTCTCTATAGATCAGGAAAATATTAGGAATGGCAGTAGAGCGGGTTCAAATGATGAAGCGGGGGGAGAGCGCAAGTGAAGAGCTTACAAGGGAAAACGATTATACTCGGAATTACAGGCGGGATTGCAGCATATAAGGCAGCGGCATTAACCAGCAAGCTAACCCAGCAAGGGGCAGAGGTGCATGTCATCATGACGGCATCAGCCAAGCAATTCATCACCGAATTGACGCTGCAGTCGCTGTCGAAGCAGCGGGTATACAGTGATACATTCCAGGAACGCGATCCGTCCTCCATCTCCCATATTGATCTGGCGGATGCTGCCGATCTGGTCCTGGTCGCACCGGCTACCGCCAACATTATTGCCAAGATGGCGCACGGGATTGCCGATGATATGCTGTCGACCACCCTGCTTGCCACTACGGCGCCCGTGATGATTGCTCCGGCTATGAATGTGCATATGTATCAGCATCCGGCGGTGCTCAGCAATATGGACATCCTCTATAACCGGGGAGTGCAGTTTATTGAACCGGGCGAGGGGCTGCTGGCCTGCGGATATGTCGGCAAAGGCCGGCTGGAGGAGCCGGAAGCGATTGTGAAGGTGGTCGGGAATTTTTTTGCGCTGCAGCAGGACAGGAAGTCCGGTCCGCTCAGCGGCCGTAAAGTCGTGATTACCGCTGGAGGAACAGTGGAGCGCATTGATCCGGTCCGTTATATCTCCAATGATTCCTCGGGCAAAATGGGCTTTGCGCTGGCGCGCACAGCGCGAGCTATGGGGGCTGAGGTGACACTGATTGCCGCACGCACCGATGAAGCGCCGCCCCGTGATGCCGGGATTACACTGGTCCGCGTCCAGTCGGCGCAGGATATGTATGAAGCGGTTATGGAGCGCTGGGAGGATTGTGATATTCTCATAAAAGCTGCTGCAGTCGCCGATTACCGCCCAAGGCAGAGTGCCGAATCGAAGATTAAGAAGAGCGGCGATACCCTGACGCTGGAGCTTGTGAAGACCACCGACATTCTGGAGAGTCTGGGAAAGGCCAAGAAAGGGCAGTTCCTGATCGGCTTTGCCGCCGAGACCGGAGACACCGAATTCTATGCCAAGGACAAGCTGGCCCGCAAGAACCTGGATCTGATTATCGCCAATGATGTAACCGCAGCAGGGGCAGGCTTCGGCACAGACACCAATATCGTTAAGGTTTATGATGCGGAGGGCCTTGTGCTCGATCTCCCTTTGATCTCCAAGGATGAGGTGGCCCGGCAGGTGCTGCGGCTGGCTGCAGAGCGGGCTGCCGGAGTCTCGTTATAATGGATATTGCCAAGGTCATCGTCGATGTTCCCGTACGCAGTACCGACCGGCCGTTTGATTATATAATCCCGGAAGCTCTGAAGCTGTGGACGGAGGTCGGCAGCAGGGTAGCCGTTCCGTTCGGTGGCCGGACGGTCCAGGGGTTCGTGGTCTCTCTGGAATCGGGAGACACCGGCGGGGGCAGCAAGCTGAAGCCGATTGTGGAGGTGCTTGATCTGCTGCCGCCGCTGTCGCCGGAGCTGGTGGAGCTGGCGGACTGGATGAGCCAGCGGTATGCCTGCAGACGGATCTCCGCCCTGCAGGCTATGCTTCCGACTGCCCTCAAGGGCAAAGCCGAGCGGCTGATCTCGCTCGGGGACGTTGCGGAAGCGGACCAGCCGCCCGCAGACGAGCTGTTCCCGCTCTTCCTGGAGGCTGAGGACGAAGAGCAGCAGATTATCGACTTCGTCAGACGCCACAGTGAGGTGTCGATGAAGCTGCTGACCCGTTCCTTCCCGGATGCGGCGGAGACCATCAAGTTCATGGTGCGGCGCGGGGTGTTATCAGAGAGCCAGTCGATCAAGGATAAGATGGGCAAAAAGAAGCTGAAGGCTGTAGACCTGGCCATTGGCATAGCGGCAGCGCGGGAATCGCTGTCCGGCTTTCCGGCGCGTTCGGCGCGCCAGAAGGAGGTGCTCTCCTACCTCATCGAGATGGAGGCCATCCTGCCCATGCCGCTTAAGGATATCCTGTCCATCCTTCAGGTGACGGCCGGTACGGTCAAAGCGCTGGAGGATAAAGGATATATTGAGATCAGTGAAATTGAGGTCTACCGCGACCCCTACCGGGGGCGGGACTTCAAGCCAAGTGCTCCGCTGCCGCTGACAGCGGAGCAACAATCGGTCTACGATAGGATCGTAAGCGTAATAGAGCGGCAGATGCATGAGGTCTTCCTGCTGCACGGGGTGACCGGCAGCGGGAAGACCGAGATCTATCTGCAGTGTATCCAGCGCTGTATCGAGCAGGGGCGGCAGGCCGTGGTGCTCGTTCCTGAGATTGCGCTGACCCCACAGATGGTAGAGCGGTTCAAGGGCCGGTTCGGCAGCGGGGTGGCGGTGATGCACAGCCGGCTGTCGGTTGGCGAGCGTTACGATGAGTGGCGCAAGATCCGCGAAGGCAAGGCCATGGTGGCGGTTGGGGCGCGTTCGGCTGTATTTGCCCCGTTCGCCAATCTCGGCCTGATCATTATGGATGAAGAGCATGAAGGCTCCTACAAGCAGGAGGAGAATCCGAAGTATCATGCCCGTGATGTAGCAGTGCGCCGGGCGGAGCAGGGCGGGGCGGCCGTTATTCTCGGCTCGGCGACCCCGTCGCTGGAGAGCTATCATGCCGCGCGCAGCCAGAGCGATATCCATTTCTCGCCGGTGCTGCTGGAGATGCCCAGCCGCGCACTCGGCAATGAGCTGCCGAAGGTGGATGTGGTCGATATGCGTTCGGAGCTTAAGGAAGGCAACCGTTCCATGTTCAGCCGCAGGCTTCATAGCGCCCTGGCGGACAGGCTGGAACGCGGGGAGCAGACGGTGCTTCTGCTGAACCGGCGGGGCTTCTCGACCTTCGTCATGTGCCGGAGCTGCGGCTATGTCGCCGGCTGTCCGGATTGCGATATCTCGCTGACCTATCACAGCCGCAGCGACAATCTGCGCTGCCATTACTGCGGCCATGCCGAACCGGCTCCCAAGCTGTGCCCGGAATGCGGCAGCGAGCATATCCGCTTCTTCGGCACGGGTACACAGCGGGTGGAGGAGGAGCTGGGCAAGCTCTTCCCCGGCATCCGGGTGATCCGTATGGATGTCGATACCACAACAGAGAAGGGCTCGCATGAGAAGCTGCTGAACCAGTTCAGGGACAAGAAGGCGGATGTGCTGCTGGGCACCCAGATGGTCGCCAAGGGGCTGGACTTCCCCGATGTCACGCTGGTTGGTGTCATCACGGCCGACTCTGCGCTGAATCTGCCCGATTTCCGGGCGGCCGAGAAGACCTTCCAGCTGCTCACACAGGTGGCAGGCCGCGCCGGGCGGCATCAGCTTCCCGGCGAGGTGGTGGTGCAGTCGTACACCCCTGAGCATTATTCAATTATTCACGCCAGCGGCCACGACTACCGGTCATTCGTCCGGGATGAGCTGAAGCACCGCAAGGAGCTGCACTATCCGCCCTATTGCCGGCTGATTCTGGTTACCTTGTCGCATGAGCAGCTTCCGCTGCTGCTGAAGCTTGCTGAGAATTATGCGCAGGGCATTCAGGGCAAGGCCAGACAATTGCGCTGGTTCGGGAGCCTGGACAAGCTCTCCTCCGATGCGCTGGATCTGTTAGGTCCGGTGGCCTCTCCGCTGCCGCGGCTGAAGGGCCGTTACCGGTTTCAGTGTATTATCAAATGGCGCGGGGCCATCGATGCGATCGGCCTGGCCCGCCAGGTGGCTGAGGAGCTGGAGGATTCGGTCCGGGACAAGGGGCTCCAGATCAGCATTGATGTCGATCCGCAGATGTTGATGTAACCGCCCGGCGTGTTACAATCGTTTCATATAGACAGATATTAGACATGTACAGAACAAGGATGGTGTTAGTGTAATGGCAATCAGACTGATTGTGAAAGAACCGGATGAAGTATTGCACAAAAAAGCAAAAACCGTAACGAATATTACCCCTAACGTTCAAAAGCTGCTGGATGATATGGCAGATACGATGTATGACGCAGAAGGCGTGGGCCTGGCCGCCCCGCAGGTGGGCATCCTGAAACGGCTGATCGTCGTGGATGCCGATGAAGAGCACGGATTGATCAAGCTGATCAACCCGGAGATTGTCAGCATGGAGGGGGAGCAGTTCGGACCCGAAGGCTGCCTGAGTATTCCCGGACTGAACGGAGATGTCCGCCGGGCCGAGACAGTGACCGTACGCGGGCTTAACCGCGAGGGTGAGGAAGTGACGATTACCGGGAGCGGCCTGCTGGCCCGGGCATTTCAGCACGAAATCGACCACCTGAACGGCGTGCTGTTCACAGACATCGCCGAGAAGGTCTATGAGTATATACCGGAACGCAAAGAAGCTGAGGAGTGAGTGTAATGAAGATAGTGTTCATGGGAACACCGGCTTTTGCCGTGCCCTGCTTGCGGATGCTGGTGGAAGAAGGCTATGAGGTTGCCGCTGTGGTAACCCAGCCCGACCGTCCCCAGGGCCGCAAGAAGACGCTGGTACCGTCTCCGGTGAAGGAGGCGGCGCTGGAGCTGGGGCTGCCGGTCCTGCAGCCGGAGCGGCTGCGCCGGCCGGAGGCGGTAGCGGAGCTTGCTGCCTATGAGCCGGATCTGATTGTAACCGCTGCTTACGGGCAGATTCTGCCGAAGAGCGTGCTGGAGCTGCCCAAGAACGGATGCGTGAATGTTCACGGCTCCCTGCTGCCCAAATACCGGGGCGGTGCTCCGATTCAGCGCTGCATTATAAATGGTGAGCAGGTGACCGGTGTTACGCTGATGTATATGGCGGAAGGGCTGGATACCGGTGATATGATCTCCCGTGTAGAAGTGCCTATTGAGGAGGAGGATACCTCGGGCACGCTGTTCGTTAAGCTGAGCGCTGCCGGGCGGGAGCTGCTCCGGGCAGAAATGCCGCGTCTTGCCGCAGGCCGTGTAGAAGCCACCGTGCAGGATGAGAGTGAAGCCACCTATGCGCCCAATCTCAGCCGTGAAGATGAACGGATTGACTGGAGCAGGAAGTCGCGTGAAATATACAACCAGATTCGCGGGCTTGTCCCGTTCTCGGGAGCTTTCACCCTGTGGAACGGCGAGACCTTTAAGACATGGGCTGCTGCGAAGCCGGAGGACGGTCAAGGCGCCGGGGGCGATGCGGCTCCGGGCACAGTGCTGTCTGTGAGCGCGCGCGGGGTAGAGGTGAAGACCGGTGACGGAACCCTTCATCTGATATCCGTTCAGCCCGCCGGCAAAAAAGCGATGAGCGCAGCCGACTTCAGCCGCGGCACAACGCTTGCGCCCGGCACGGTGCTCGGTTGAGCGCGGGCGGCAAGGGAGGAAGCGGCGGCCGTCCGCGCTCTCCCGGCAAGCAGGCTGCCGGTACGCGCAGAGCGGCTTCCGGCGGTGCTGCCAAACGGCCGGGCGGTAAGGCGCCTGCGCCGGCTTCAGCGCGTGAAGTGGCGCTTGATGTTCTTGTCCGTGTAGAGCAGCAGGGCGCATACAGCAATCTGCTGCTCGGCAGCAGCCTACAGAAGGCAGAGCTTGGCCGTGAGGACACGGGACTGGCCACGGAGCTGGTCTACGGTACCCTCTCGCGGATGATTACACTGGACTATGTGCTAGGCGGCTTCGTCAGCAAGGGCCTTGCCAAGCTGGAGCCTTGGGTGCGGGGACTGCTGCGGCTGAGCCTGTACCAGATCATGTATCTGGACCGGGTTCCTTCCCATGCGGCCGTGAATGAAGCAGTGAATATCGCCAAGCGGCGAGGCCATCAGGGAATATCCGGGATGGTTAACGGTGTCCTGCGCAGCGTGCTGCGGGCCGGGGAGCTGCCCGTCCTGCCGGAGGGGCTCAGCCGGGAGGAGCGCATCTCCATCCTGCACTCCCATCCGCTATGGATGGTCCAGCGCTGGTCGGAGGAATACGGGCCTGATACGGCGGAAGCCATGTGTGCGGCGAACAATGAGCCGCCGGCAGTCAGTGTCCGGGTGAATACGACGATGACCAGCCGGGACGCGCTGCTGGCCGAGCTGGCAGCGTCCGGCCTGGATGCCGTGGAATCGGAGATCAGCCCCTTCGGGCTGGTGATCCGCGGAGGCGGTAATCTGGCGCTCTCCTCCTGGTACAGGGACGGCTATCTGTCCGTCCAGGATGAGAGCTCTATGCTCGTTGCCGAAGCCGTGGCTCCCGGGCCGGGCATGAAGGTGCTCGACTGCTGCGCGGCTCCCGGCGGCAAAAGCGCTCATATGGGCGAATTGATGAAGGATCAGGGACTGATCCTGGCCAATGACCTCCATGAGCATAAAGCGAAGCTGATCGCCGAGCAGGCAGCCCGGCTCGGCCTGGAGTGCATTACGACCGCCACTGGCGATGCGCTGAAGCTGGCGGAGTCTCTTCCCCCGGCATCCTACGACCGGATTCTGCTGGATGCCCCCTGCTCAGGGCTTGGCGTGATCCGCCGCAAGCCTGACTTGAAGTGGCGGAAGCAGCCGGAGGATGTAGCCGGTATTGCAGCGCTGCAGCGCGAGCTGCTGCAGTCGGTCTCCCGGCTGCTGAAGCCGGGAGGCGTGCTGGTCTACAGCACCTGCACTACGGAGCAGGCGGAGAACAGCGGAGTGGTTGCCGGATTCCTGGAGCGCAACCCGGACTTCGCTTCGGTAAGCTTCCAGTCCCCCGTATGGGAACGGCTGAAGGGAACCGCCCTTGCTATGGGAGAGGGAATTCAGCTGCTTCCCCATCATTATGGAAGCGACGGGTTCTATATCGCCCGGCTGCAAAGACTCTCTTAACGGATTAACGGATGGAGAATCACCCTGGAATTACGGCCTCCCGCCCGCAGAAGCATTCTGTGCGGCGGGCTTTTCTTTTACCGGATCTGAGATTTGTGTTAGAATAGGAAGAATGAGAAGCAATATGCATATAATTTATGAAAGTTCAGGTGCTTACAACAATGAAACCTTTAATATATGATTTGACATTAGAAGAGTTGCAGCAATGGGCTAAGGACAACGGGGAGCCGGCGTTCCGCGGCGGACAGATCTTCGATTGGCTCTATGTGAAGCGGGTCAATGAGTTCGATGCGATGAGCAATCTGTCCAAGGCGCTCCGCAGCAAGCTTGACGAGCAGTTCAGCCTGTCCGCGCTCACTGAAATTACGAAGCTGGAGTCCAAGGACGGCACGGTGAAGTTCCTGTTCGGCCTGCATGATGACCATGCAATCGAGACGGTTATTATGAAGCATAATTACGGCAATAGCGTATGCGTAACGACCCAGGTTGGCTGCCGGATCGGCTGTACCTTCTGTGCTTCCACGCTCGGCGGGCTGAAGCGTGACCTGACTGCAGGCGAGATTGTGGCCCAGGTGGTCCGCTCCCAGCAGATCCTGGATGCACGCGGCGAACGTGTCAGCAGCATTGTCATTATGGGGACAGGCGAGCCGTTCGAGAATTATGATGCAACGATGAGATTCCTCCGTCTGATGATTCACGAGAAGGGCCTCAACATCGGACAGCGCCATATCACCGTCTCCACCAGCGGCATTGTGCCGAACATCTACAAGTTCGCGGATGAAGATACACAGATTAATCTGGCCATCTCGATCCATGCCCCTAATGATACCCTGCGCTCCAAGCTGATGCCGGTGAACCGCCGGTATCCGTTTGATGATGTGATCGAGTCCCTGCGCTACTACCAGGCCAAGACCGGACGCCGGATCACCTTCGAATATGCTTTGATCGGCGGAGTTAATGACCAGCCTGAGCATGCCAAGGAACTGGCCGGTGTGCTCAAGACGATGCTCTGCCATGTGAATCTGATTCCGGTCAACCATGTGCCTGAGCGCAAGTATGTCCGGACTTCCCGCAATGATATCTTTGAATTTCAGCGTATACTGGCCGATCACGGTGTGAATGTCACCATCCGCCGTGAGCAGGGCCATGATATTGCGGCCGCATGTGGACAACTGCGTGCCAAACATATGGAGTTGGGGTGAGGATATTTGATCAGAACTGTTCAAGCCAGCGACATCGGCCGGGTACGTACGGTCAATGAGGATTCAGTCTGGATCGGCGCGACGCGCCACGGTTATACCCTCGGCATTATCGCCGACGGGATGGGGGGACATTTGGCTGGCGATACCGCGAGCAGGCTCGCGCTGGAGACGGTCAGGAGCCTTCTGGACCCGCTGCCTCCGGAGCTTCCGGAAGAGGAGCTGAAGACGGCGCTGACTGCCGCCATCATGGAAGCCAACGCCACCGTCTACAGCGAGGCCCAGGGCAATGAGGAGTTTCACAACATGGGAACAACTATTGTCGCAGCGCTGCTGAAGGATGCGGCCGGGTTCATCGGCCATATCGGGGACAGCAGGGCATACCTGATTCAGAGTGGCACAGCCAGACAACTAACCGAAGATCATACACTGGTTCATGAGCTGTTCAAGAGCGGTCAGATCAGTCTGGACGAAATGGATCATCATCCGCGCCGCAATGTGCTGAGCAGAGCTCTGGGGACAGATACCGAAGTATCTGCGGATCTCGTTCATGTGGAGCTTGAGCCGGGTGAGCTGCTGCTGCTATGCAGCGACGGGCTCAGCAATTATGTAAGCCCGGAGCATCTGGGCAAGGTAGCCGGAATCCATGAGATATCCCTGGAGGAACGGGCGGATCGATTACTTCAATTGGCATTGCTTGCGGGCGGCAGCGATAATATAAGCGTTGCTATGCTGGAACACCAAGGAGAGGCCGCAGTGCCCGAGACAAAGGAGTGGGATACATGATCGGTCACGAATTGGGCGGCCGTTATCAAATCATTGAACGGATCGGCGGAGGCGGCATGGCGCTCGTCTACAGAGCCCATGATATTCTGCTGAACCGCAATGTCGCTATCAAAGTATTGCGCAACCAGTTTGTGCATGATGAGGAATTCATCCGCCGCTTCCGGCGGGAGGCACAATCCGCTGCATCATTATCTCATCCGAATGTAGTCAGCATCTATGATGTCGGCCAGGAAGATGAAGTTCATTATATCGTTATGGAATATATTGAAGGCAAGAACCTGAACGAGATTATCAAAGAGCGGGCCCCGCTGCAGGTGGACGAAGCTGTGCGGATCGCATCGCAGATCTGTGACGCGCTCGATCATGCGCATATGAACCAGATTATTCACCGCGATATTAAACCTCATAACATTCTGATCGGCCGCAATGGCCGGGTTAAGGTCACCGACTTCGGGATTGCCCGCGCGGTTACGTCCACTACGATCACCCAGACGGGCTCCGTCGTGGGCTCTGTCCATTATTTCTCGCCGGAACATGCCAAAGGCGTAACTACAGGCGAGAAGTCGGACCTGTATTCACTTGGAATAGTACTCTATCAGATGCTCACCGGCGTATTGCCTTTTCTCGGGGAGAGCCCGATTAGTGTTGCCCTGAAGCATCTGCAGGAGGAATTCGAGGAGCCGCGCCTGCTGAATCCGCTGATTCCGCAGAGCGTGGAGAATGTGATTCTGAAGTCGATGCGCAAGAACCCTGACGAACGGTACCAGTCCGCCAAGCAGATGCTCCAGGATCTGGAGACCTGCCTGCTGCCTGAGCGCCGGAGTGAAGCCAAGATGTCATTCCAGGACGAGGATGACGAGGACCGGACGCGCATTATTCCGGCGATCAAGCCGCTTCAGCGTGGGCTGGGCAGCCGGGCCGGGGGCGGAGAGGAGCGGCTCCGCAGCATGGAGGAGGCTTCGCCGCCCGTGCCTGAGAAGCACAAGAAGAGCCGTGCCGCACTGTGGATCAGCCTGACTCTGGTTGTGCTGATTGCCATGGCCGGAGTTGTATGGTACGTCAACTCCAAATTGTCGGTCGATGAAGTATCGGTGCCGGTAGTGACCGGCAAATCCTTCGAGGAAGCCAAGGCGGAGCTTGAGGCCGTGGGTCTTCTTGCCGAGGAGCCGCCGCTGCAGGAATACAAAGAGGGTTTTGCAGAGAATATCGTCTGGAAGCAGAACAAGACCAATACGATGGTCAAAGAAGGCACACATATTATCCTGACGGTCAGCACGGCCAAGACGCTGCCCAAGCTGCCTGATGTTTCCGGTAAGAGCTACGACGATGCGGTCAAGGAATTGATGGCCTTAGGTATCGCCCAGGGCAATATCTCTCCAGACGAGCGGTACAGCGAAGAATTCGATAAGGGCAAGGTCATCAGCTCCGAGCCAGCGGCGAACAGCGAATATGATCCTGAGAACGTTACAGTCAAGCTGATGGTAAGCAAAGGCAAAGAAAGCATCCAGATGCCGGATCTTCTCGGCAAGACGGAGAAGGAGGCCAAGGCCGAGCTGGAAAAGGTTGGACTTGTGCTGGATGCGGTCAAGGAAGAGCCGAGTTATACGATTGAGAAGGGCAAGGTCACCAAGCAATGGGCCTATGAAGCAGGGGATCTGGTTCCTCCTGGTGAGAAGATCACGATCTACATCAGCACAGGGTATGCCCCTGAAGCTCTGGAGTATACATTTAATGTTCCTGTTGCGCCGGTTGCAGAAGGCAAGAAGAGCAAGATCCGCATTGTGTTTGCGGATGCGCGCAACAATGGCGAGAATCAGGAATGGGGCACGCGCACCATCGGCAAGAGCCAGGTCCTGTCCGTGAATATGGTGCTGGCTCCGAACAAAGACGGAATGGTCTCCGTCTACCGGGACGGGGAATTCCTGGAGACCTATCCGATTACGTATGTGGATGTCAAGAACGGCAGCGTGCAGCAGCCAGAGCCTCCACCGATGGAGACACCGACTCCTGCGCCAACCGTTGCGCCGACAGAGACGCCTACGCCAGACCCGACCATAGAGCCTGAGATTCTGCCGCCGGACGACGGCGGGGAAGGCGGGGAGACGGGTGGCGGGGCGAATAACCAGACCGGTTATGTGCCGGGCAGCGCCCAGAATGACAATGTGCAGACTGCTGCGCAGGTCAAAGGTAAAGGCAACAATAACGGCAACGGGCACGCTAAGGGCAATGGCCCCGGCAAAGATAAGTCCGGCAAAGATAAGCCCGGCAAACCATAAAAGATAAGCATCAGCAGACCCGGCGCCGGAACCGGCAGGGCTGAAGCGTGCAAATGACCCGGGGATACCTCATCTTGGGTCATTTGCATAAATATCAGGAGAGGAAGGGTCAGCATGTATGCCTGAAGGAATCATAATCAAAGCATTGAGCGGATATTACTATGTTAAGCCGCTTAAGGATGGACAGATCGCAACCGGGGAAGAAACGGTGCAGTGCCGCGGGCGTGGCATTCTGAAGAAGAAGGGAACGGCTCCGCTGGTAGGCGACCGGGTCGTCTACATGCTTACGGAGAATGGCGAAGGCATGGTGGATGAGCTGCTTCCGCGCGAGTCGGAGCTTGTCCGCCCGCCGGTGGCGAATGTGAAGCTGGCGGTGCTGCTGTTCTCCGTCCGGGAGCCGGATATGAACTTGAATCTGCTGGACAAGTTCCTGGTTCATATCGAGCATTCCGGTCTCGACACGCTGATTGTACTTACGAAGCAGGATCTCGAAGAGGAGGACGGGCAGACTACGGAAGCTGTCAAAGCCCTGTACGAGCGGATCGGCTACGAGGTGATGGTCACCAGCTCCCTGAACGGAACCGGGGCGGAGGAGCTGCGGCAGCGGCTGGCCGGCGTCATCAGTGTCTTCTCCGGCCAGTCGGGTGTCGGTAAGTCCACTCTGCTGAACCGGCTTGTGCCTGAACTGGAGCTTGAGACCGGGGAGATCAGCCTGCGGCTTGGCCGGGGGCGTCATACGACGCGTCATGTCGAGCTTATGGACATCGGGGGCGGCGGTTTTGTCGCCGATACACCGGGCTTCAGCCAGCTGGACTTCCTGGAGCTGGGTGTCGAGGAGCTGTCGGTCTGCTTCCGCGAGTTCGCCGCCTATGCGGAGAATTGCAAATTCCGCGGCTGCAGCCATCTGCATGAGCCGGGCTGCAAGGTGATTGAGGCGTGGGAAGCCGGAGAGATTGCCGACAGCCGTTACGGGCATTACAAGCTGTTCTTTAATGAGATGAAAGATAAAAAGCGGAGGTACTGAAACTCATGGTAAAAATTGCTCCTTCCATATTGTCAGCGGATTTCGCAGCGCTTGGCGCAGAGGTGGCTGAAGCCGAAGCCAGCGGTGGGGACTGGATTCATGTAGATGTAATGGACGGGCAGTTCGTGCCGAATATTACACTCGGACCTGTAATTTGTGCAGCGGTGAAGCAGCATACCTCGCTGCCGCTCGATGTTCATCTGATGATTGAGCACCCGGAGAATTATATTGCTGCATTTGCGGCAGCGGGCGCTTCGGTGATCACCGTTCATGCAGAGGCCTGCGTGCATCTGCACCGTGTTGTACATCAGATCAAGGAGCTGGGCCTGATGGCCGGAGTAGCGATCAATCCGGGCACACCGGCAGCGGCTGTGCGGGAGGTTCTGGCGGATGTAGACATGGTTCTGGTCATGACCGTGAATCCGGGCTTCGGCGGCCAGGCCTTCATTCCGCGTACGCTGCACAAGATCAGGCAGCTCCGGGAATGGGCGGCCGAGATCAATCATAAGGGCCTGCTGATTGAGGTGGACGGCGGAATCGCCGAAGCCACTGCGCCGCTTGTCGCTGAAGCGGGAGCCGATGTGCTTGTAGCCGGCAACGCAGTCTTCGGGCGCAGCGACCGTGCAGC
This region of Paenibacillus sp. FSL K6-1096 genomic DNA includes:
- the rlmN gene encoding 23S rRNA (adenine(2503)-C(2))-methyltransferase RlmN — protein: MKPLIYDLTLEELQQWAKDNGEPAFRGGQIFDWLYVKRVNEFDAMSNLSKALRSKLDEQFSLSALTEITKLESKDGTVKFLFGLHDDHAIETVIMKHNYGNSVCVTTQVGCRIGCTFCASTLGGLKRDLTAGEIVAQVVRSQQILDARGERVSSIVIMGTGEPFENYDATMRFLRLMIHEKGLNIGQRHITVSTSGIVPNIYKFADEDTQINLAISIHAPNDTLRSKLMPVNRRYPFDDVIESLRYYQAKTGRRITFEYALIGGVNDQPEHAKELAGVLKTMLCHVNLIPVNHVPERKYVRTSRNDIFEFQRILADHGVNVTIRREQGHDIAAACGQLRAKHMELG
- a CDS encoding Stp1/IreP family PP2C-type Ser/Thr phosphatase, which gives rise to MIRTVQASDIGRVRTVNEDSVWIGATRHGYTLGIIADGMGGHLAGDTASRLALETVRSLLDPLPPELPEEELKTALTAAIMEANATVYSEAQGNEEFHNMGTTIVAALLKDAAGFIGHIGDSRAYLIQSGTARQLTEDHTLVHELFKSGQISLDEMDHHPRRNVLSRALGTDTEVSADLVHVELEPGELLLLCSDGLSNYVSPEHLGKVAGIHEISLEERADRLLQLALLAGGSDNISVAMLEHQGEAAVPETKEWDT
- the pknB gene encoding Stk1 family PASTA domain-containing Ser/Thr kinase — its product is MIGHELGGRYQIIERIGGGGMALVYRAHDILLNRNVAIKVLRNQFVHDEEFIRRFRREAQSAASLSHPNVVSIYDVGQEDEVHYIVMEYIEGKNLNEIIKERAPLQVDEAVRIASQICDALDHAHMNQIIHRDIKPHNILIGRNGRVKVTDFGIARAVTSTTITQTGSVVGSVHYFSPEHAKGVTTGEKSDLYSLGIVLYQMLTGVLPFLGESPISVALKHLQEEFEEPRLLNPLIPQSVENVILKSMRKNPDERYQSAKQMLQDLETCLLPERRSEAKMSFQDEDDEDRTRIIPAIKPLQRGLGSRAGGGEERLRSMEEASPPVPEKHKKSRAALWISLTLVVLIAMAGVVWYVNSKLSVDEVSVPVVTGKSFEEAKAELEAVGLLAEEPPLQEYKEGFAENIVWKQNKTNTMVKEGTHIILTVSTAKTLPKLPDVSGKSYDDAVKELMALGIAQGNISPDERYSEEFDKGKVISSEPAANSEYDPENVTVKLMVSKGKESIQMPDLLGKTEKEAKAELEKVGLVLDAVKEEPSYTIEKGKVTKQWAYEAGDLVPPGEKITIYISTGYAPEALEYTFNVPVAPVAEGKKSKIRIVFADARNNGENQEWGTRTIGKSQVLSVNMVLAPNKDGMVSVYRDGEFLETYPITYVDVKNGSVQQPEPPPMETPTPAPTVAPTETPTPDPTIEPEILPPDDGGEGGETGGGANNQTGYVPGSAQNDNVQTAAQVKGKGNNNGNGHAKGNGPGKDKSGKDKPGKP
- the rsgA gene encoding ribosome small subunit-dependent GTPase A; translation: MPEGIIIKALSGYYYVKPLKDGQIATGEETVQCRGRGILKKKGTAPLVGDRVVYMLTENGEGMVDELLPRESELVRPPVANVKLAVLLFSVREPDMNLNLLDKFLVHIEHSGLDTLIVLTKQDLEEEDGQTTEAVKALYERIGYEVMVTSSLNGTGAEELRQRLAGVISVFSGQSGVGKSTLLNRLVPELELETGEISLRLGRGRHTTRHVELMDIGGGGFVADTPGFSQLDFLELGVEELSVCFREFAAYAENCKFRGCSHLHEPGCKVIEAWEAGEIADSRYGHYKLFFNEMKDKKRRY
- the rpe gene encoding ribulose-phosphate 3-epimerase, with protein sequence MVKIAPSILSADFAALGAEVAEAEASGGDWIHVDVMDGQFVPNITLGPVICAAVKQHTSLPLDVHLMIEHPENYIAAFAAAGASVITVHAEACVHLHRVVHQIKELGLMAGVAINPGTPAAAVREVLADVDMVLVMTVNPGFGGQAFIPRTLHKIRQLREWAAEINHKGLLIEVDGGIAEATAPLVAEAGADVLVAGNAVFGRSDRAAAIRAIREAADGAVS